One window of the Trifolium pratense cultivar HEN17-A07 linkage group LG2, ARS_RC_1.1, whole genome shotgun sequence genome contains the following:
- the LOC123903830 gene encoding esterase OVCA2-like isoform X5 produces the protein MENQKRPRILCLHGYRTSGQILKKSIFSRWPETVTQKLDLVFLDGQCPARGKSQVEGIFDPPYYEWFQSNEDYTEYRNFEECIEYIEDYMLKNGPFDGVLGFSQGAMLAAVLPGMQAQRVALEKISKIKFVILISGAIFRGMKYGTPKLAFHAFSKPIDCPSLHIIGFLEARKHYSARGFCQPCFDSSPKRT, from the exons ATGGAAAACCAGAAGAGACCAAGAATCCTCTGCCTCCATGGATACAGAACAAGTGGTCAAATCCTCAAGAAATCAATATTCTCACGTTGGCCTGAAACCGTAACACAAAAATTGGACCTTGTTTTTCTTGATGGTCAATGTCCAGCTCGGGGAAAATCACAAGTTGAAGGCATTTTCGATCCTCCTTATTATGAATGGTTCCAATCCAATGAg GATTACACAGAGTATAGGAACTTTGAGGAATGCATAGAATACATTGAGGATTACATGCTAAAAAATGGTCCTTTTGATGGTGTTCTTGGATTCTCTCAG GGAGCTATGTTGGCAGCTGTATTGCCAGGAATGCAAGCACAG AGAGTAGCACTTGAGAAGATAAGCAAGATCAAGTTCGTGATTCTCATATCAGGAGCCATATTTCGTGGGATGAAGTATGGAACACCTAAACTTGCTTTCCATGCATTTTCAAAACCAATTGATTGCCCCTCTCTTCACATTATAG GATTTCTTGAAGCCAGAAAGCATTATTCTGCTAGAGGCTTTTGTCAACCCTGTTTTGATTCATCACCCAAAAGGACATGA
- the LOC123903830 gene encoding esterase OVCA2-like isoform X3 yields the protein MENQKRPRILCLHGYRTSGQILKKSIFSRWPETVTQKLDLVFLDGQCPARGKSQVEGIFDPPYYEWFQSNEDYTEYRNFEECIEYIEDYMLKNGPFDGVLGFSQGAMLAAVLPGMQAQRVALEKISKIKFVILISGAIFRGMKYGTPKLAFHAFSKPIDCPSLHIIGEKDFLKPESIILLEAFVNPVLIHHPKGHEIPRLDEKNLGTMLSFIDTIQGTPSYGHCRL from the exons ATGGAAAACCAGAAGAGACCAAGAATCCTCTGCCTCCATGGATACAGAACAAGTGGTCAAATCCTCAAGAAATCAATATTCTCACGTTGGCCTGAAACCGTAACACAAAAATTGGACCTTGTTTTTCTTGATGGTCAATGTCCAGCTCGGGGAAAATCACAAGTTGAAGGCATTTTCGATCCTCCTTATTATGAATGGTTCCAATCCAATGAg GATTACACAGAGTATAGGAACTTTGAGGAATGCATAGAATACATTGAGGATTACATGCTAAAAAATGGTCCTTTTGATGGTGTTCTTGGATTCTCTCAG GGAGCTATGTTGGCAGCTGTATTGCCAGGAATGCAAGCACAG AGAGTAGCACTTGAGAAGATAAGCAAGATCAAGTTCGTGATTCTCATATCAGGAGCCATATTTCGTGGGATGAAGTATGGAACACCTAAACTTGCTTTCCATGCATTTTCAAAACCAATTGATTGCCCCTCTCTTCACATTATAG GTGAGAAGGATTTCTTGAAGCCAGAAAGCATTATTCTGCTAGAGGCTTTTGTCAACCCTGTTTTGATTCATCACCCAAAAGGACATGAAATCCCAAGACTTG ATGAAAAGAATCTTGGAACTATGCTTAGTTTTATTGACACAATTCAAGGGACGCCATCATATGGTCACTGCCGGCTATGA
- the LOC123903830 gene encoding esterase FUS5-like isoform X6: protein MENQKRPRILCLHGYRTSGQILKKSIFSRWPETVTQKLDLVFLDGQCPARGKSQVEGIFDPPYYEWFQSNEDYTEYRNFEECIEYIEDYMLKNGPFDGVLGFSQGAMLAAVLPGMQAQRVALEKISKIKFVILISGAIFRGMKYGTPKLAFHAFSKPIDCPSLHIIGFCQPCFDSSPKRT from the exons ATGGAAAACCAGAAGAGACCAAGAATCCTCTGCCTCCATGGATACAGAACAAGTGGTCAAATCCTCAAGAAATCAATATTCTCACGTTGGCCTGAAACCGTAACACAAAAATTGGACCTTGTTTTTCTTGATGGTCAATGTCCAGCTCGGGGAAAATCACAAGTTGAAGGCATTTTCGATCCTCCTTATTATGAATGGTTCCAATCCAATGAg GATTACACAGAGTATAGGAACTTTGAGGAATGCATAGAATACATTGAGGATTACATGCTAAAAAATGGTCCTTTTGATGGTGTTCTTGGATTCTCTCAG GGAGCTATGTTGGCAGCTGTATTGCCAGGAATGCAAGCACAG AGAGTAGCACTTGAGAAGATAAGCAAGATCAAGTTCGTGATTCTCATATCAGGAGCCATATTTCGTGGGATGAAGTATGGAACACCTAAACTTGCTTTCCATGCATTTTCAAAACCAATTGATTGCCCCTCTCTTCACATTATAG GCTTTTGTCAACCCTGTTTTGATTCATCACCCAAAAGGACATGA